One region of Triticum aestivum cultivar Chinese Spring chromosome 6B, IWGSC CS RefSeq v2.1, whole genome shotgun sequence genomic DNA includes:
- the LOC123135147 gene encoding uncharacterized protein: MPAPPRPWADLPSELLAVVSGRLHDPTDFIRFHAVCTSWRESLPKTASLRPDFLPWLVAPPSGRRFSVIRLRCVFSKTSYHAEVPVTLHKLGWVARADGTADWFFSTRDGPRLVDHLTGEAIPLPPFPHADKRKMRDKSRGIVYGDGTVFLYNFSKSDDNHQQGTTSTNLRAAILSPGHTAWTVVERGFRLGRNNIAFENNHCFAAYHNGKILVCVDGDDSNDIWHLLVPTTAGGFHASVIENDEMCAASWRFHGFMALDWRLDTSHVLESHGELLRVSVLVRSPSHRFSNRQSTSSQVLTLAVLVHSLVEEIGVDGRQTVRWARRDGLSFADRVMFLGFPSSFAVDAARFCDREDNIIAGCVYFFLRWSREHGSSMSSPLGVFRYNLINDKTKFMEYLPHKWSSHKNDAGMWLVPQPRIAPVKVIKEWLEAPKAYHPTIGSRSIRKEKRPEQSKESFSFVVQNHPPGVSAWIAP; encoded by the exons ATGCCTGCGCCGCCGCGACCTTGGGCGGACCTCCCGTCGGAGCTGCTCGCTGTCGTCTCCGGCCGCCTGCACGATCCCACCGACTTTATCCGCTTCCACGCCGTCTGCACATCATGGCGGGAGTCGCTGCCCAAGACGGCATCGCTCCGCCCAGACTTCTTGCCCTGGCTCGTCGCCCCGCCGTCTGGTCGCCGCTTCTCCGTTATCAGGCTCCGCTGTGTCTTCTCCAAGACAAGCTACCATGCCGAGGTACCCGTGACCCTCCACAAGCTCGGGTGGGTAGCGCGAGCCGACGGCACGGCGGACTGGTTCTTCAGCACACGGGACGGGCCTAGGCTCGTTGACCATCTCACCGGGGAGGCCATCCCCCTGCCGCCCTTCCCGCACGCCGATAAGCGGAAGATGAGGGATAAGTCCCGCGGCATCGTCTACGGCGACGGCACTGTCTTCCTCTACAACTTCTCCAAATCTGACGACAACCATCAGCAAGGAACGACGTCCACCAACCTCCGAGCGGCCATCCTCAGTCCCGGCCATACCGCATGGACAGTCGTCGAGAGAGGGTTCAGGCTGGGGAGGAACAACATAGCGTTCGAAAACAATCATTGCTTCGCCGCGTACCATAATGGCAAGATCCTGGTGTGTGTGGACGGGGACGATAGCAATGATATCTGGCACCTCCTAGTGCCCACGACGGCCGGCGGCTTCCATGCTAGTGTCATTGAGAACGACGAGATGTGTGCTGCGTCATGGCGATTCCACGGGTTCATGGCCTTGGATTGGCGTCTTGACACTAGCCACGTCCTAGAGTCCCATGGCGAGTTGTTGCGAGTGTCCGTCCTGGTCCGTTCGCCCAGCCACCGGTTCTCAAATCGTCAGAGCACCAGTAGCCAGGTGCTCACACTGGCCGTTTTGGTGCACTCCCTCGTGGAAGAGATTGGCGTAGATGGTAGACAGACGGTGCGGTGGGCAAGGAGGGACGGCTTGAGCTTCGCGGATCGTGTCATGTTTCTAGGGTTCCCAAGCAGCTTTGCAGTGGACGCTGCCAGATTTTGTGACAGGGAGGACAACATAATTGCCGGGTGCGTTTACTTCTTCTTACGGTGGTCCAGAGAACACGGCTCCTCGATGTCATCGCCGCTTGGCGTCTTCAGGTACAACCTCATCAACGACAAAACCAAGTTCATGGAATACCTACCGCACAAATGGAGCAGCCATAAAAACGACGCGGGTATGTGGCTCGTGCCCCAGCCTCGCATTGCTCCAGTTAAG GTAATTAAAGAATGGCTGGAGGCTCCAAAGGCATATCATCCAACAATAGGAAGTAGATCTATCCGGAAGGAGAAACGACCAGAACAGTCCAAGGAGTCCTTCAGCTTCGTGGTGCAAAACCATCCTCCGGGTGTGTCGGCATGGATAGCTCCTTGA